In one window of Parachlamydia acanthamoebae DNA:
- a CDS encoding bifunctional GNAT family N-acetyltransferase/NUDIX hydrolase, which produces MKYHIEENLLTEEMKKRIFQGFARQATNAISIDGPSEDLISFEIYDGSDFVGTVVVQLFWEQLHIKFLFIEERYRGQGIGRYLMNHALEHGKKRGCHFAFVETMNFQAVEFYQRLGFVTESSRGGYAKDTILHYLKKSLAGASVIRKITRTGVYGLAIAEDKVFLIEQKHGPFAGRLDFPGGRIEFGESVEQALRREFAEEVAMSFMSCILFDNLTTTTDVPKTSAHESYCFYQIGMIYRIEGLLPLNNLEQELQHIWIDPKMLSKEKCSSLLWQFLQSHTWHIYIK; this is translated from the coding sequence ATGAAGTATCATATCGAAGAGAATCTTTTAACAGAAGAAATGAAGAAGAGGATTTTTCAAGGATTCGCTCGGCAAGCAACCAATGCAATAAGCATCGATGGTCCTAGTGAAGACCTGATCTCTTTTGAAATTTATGATGGTTCCGATTTTGTCGGGACTGTTGTCGTACAGCTTTTTTGGGAACAACTCCACATCAAATTTCTTTTTATAGAAGAAAGATATCGCGGGCAAGGAATAGGTCGGTATTTGATGAATCATGCTCTGGAACATGGGAAAAAGCGAGGATGTCATTTTGCTTTTGTGGAAACGATGAATTTTCAAGCTGTGGAATTTTATCAAAGGTTAGGCTTTGTCACTGAATCTTCACGGGGTGGATATGCAAAAGATACTATCCTCCATTACCTCAAAAAGAGTTTGGCTGGTGCTTCAGTTATCAGAAAAATCACTAGGACGGGTGTTTATGGATTAGCCATAGCAGAGGACAAAGTTTTTTTGATCGAACAAAAGCATGGCCCATTTGCGGGGCGGCTAGATTTTCCTGGTGGGAGGATTGAATTTGGCGAATCCGTTGAGCAAGCGCTGCGTCGGGAATTTGCAGAAGAAGTGGCCATGTCGTTTATGTCATGTATTCTTTTTGATAATTTGACAACGACTACCGACGTTCCAAAAACTTCAGCACATGAATCCTATTGCTTTTATCAAATTGGAATGATTTATCGAATTGAAGGTCTTTTGCCTCTAAACAACTTGGAGCAAGAATTACAGCATATTTGGATTGATCCTAAAATGTTATCTAAAGAGAAATGTTCTTCACTGCTTTGGCAATTTTTGCAGTCTCATACATGGCATATCTACATCAAATAG
- a CDS encoding LysR family transcriptional regulator, translating to MKFIPNITFLRYFFSAGQSKSISRASKENFVSQSAISQAISKLEKTLGKQLITHEKNRFQLTADGLLLLDKCKQIFTVFSEIEDAFNETDSVFKGKLSFACTHSFALSLLPAYLSKLSQTWEKIEPILRFGHTGTIVELVKKGDVDFGIVLDNEDFSLFHSREIYRGEYHLYTAKKFTANAKNKFILSEERKEVSLLKQHFQNNGVEIHAYMEVSSWEVIASLVEQGMGIGFLPDYIAGKRALIPYEYSIPKIPYRILAISPKNRKLSRNAQMFIDLIGQI from the coding sequence ATGAAGTTCATTCCAAACATTACCTTTCTTCGCTACTTTTTTAGTGCTGGACAATCCAAAAGTATCTCCAGAGCATCTAAAGAAAACTTTGTCAGTCAATCGGCTATCAGCCAAGCCATAAGCAAATTGGAAAAAACTTTAGGGAAGCAACTGATCACGCACGAAAAAAATCGCTTTCAACTAACAGCAGATGGCTTATTACTCCTAGACAAGTGTAAGCAAATTTTCACGGTATTTTCTGAAATCGAAGATGCGTTTAATGAGACAGATAGTGTGTTCAAAGGAAAACTCTCTTTTGCTTGCACCCACAGTTTTGCCCTATCGTTACTCCCCGCCTATTTAAGTAAACTTTCTCAAACATGGGAAAAAATTGAACCCATTCTAAGATTTGGACATACAGGTACCATTGTGGAACTTGTTAAAAAAGGAGATGTCGATTTTGGAATCGTTTTGGACAACGAGGATTTTTCGCTATTTCATTCTCGCGAAATTTACAGGGGTGAATATCATTTATACACAGCAAAAAAATTCACAGCAAATGCTAAGAACAAATTTATCCTCAGTGAAGAACGAAAAGAGGTTTCATTATTAAAGCAGCATTTCCAGAATAACGGAGTTGAAATACATGCTTATATGGAAGTATCCAGCTGGGAAGTGATTGCAAGCTTGGTTGAACAGGGTATGGGAATTGGCTTTCTTCCTGACTATATTGCAGGCAAACGAGCACTGATCCCTTATGAATACTCAATTCCTAAAATCCCCTATCGAATTTTAGCAATCTCCCCGAAAAATAGGAAGCTCTCTAGAAATGCACAGATGTTTATTGATCTAATAGGTCAAATCTAA
- a CDS encoding DUF2608 domain-containing protein has product MRKFWLILLIVRSFLCHAQITTVYNMEEVFQHFSDADSKTWAIFDVDMVLIQPSNPAFQMANMKRFGAISKTIMKNIPVDKQMMFLSLMTTSCPSVLIDERTPQYLSNIIGKNIPTMALTAHLTGQFGGIENMGKWADRRIKTAGN; this is encoded by the coding sequence ATGAGAAAATTTTGGTTAATCCTTCTGATCGTACGCAGTTTTTTATGTCATGCGCAAATTACAACTGTCTACAATATGGAAGAAGTTTTTCAGCATTTTAGCGATGCCGATTCGAAAACATGGGCGATATTTGACGTGGATATGGTTTTGATCCAGCCAAGCAATCCGGCTTTTCAAATGGCAAATATGAAACGTTTTGGGGCGATTTCCAAGACTATTATGAAAAATATACCAGTTGACAAGCAAATGATGTTCTTGAGTTTGATGACAACTAGTTGTCCTTCAGTCTTGATAGATGAACGAACGCCACAATATCTATCGAATATCATAGGAAAGAATATCCCTACAATGGCACTTACGGCCCATTTAACAGGACAATTTGGTGGAATAGAGAATATGGGGAAATGGGCGGATAGAAGGATTAAAACAGCTGGGAATTGA
- a CDS encoding DUF2608 domain-containing protein — MVFDNLTAYRGNYSIYQDGILFVNGNAVSKGEVFVTFLEKAGKYPDKVIFIDDREDNLKSLENAIQQLEKPIEYQGLHFLGAQNYPSQRISEDEFELQWLKYASEVKELK; from the coding sequence CTGGTTTTTGACAATTTGACAGCCTATCGAGGAAACTATTCGATTTATCAAGACGGAATTCTTTTCGTCAATGGCAATGCAGTTTCTAAAGGTGAGGTTTTCGTGACGTTCCTTGAAAAGGCTGGCAAATATCCTGATAAGGTTATCTTTATTGATGACCGAGAAGATAATCTCAAAAGCCTTGAGAATGCTATCCAACAGCTTGAAAAGCCTATTGAATATCAGGGATTGCATTTTCTTGGAGCTCAAAATTATCCTTCACAAAGGATTTCAGAGGATGAATTTGAATTGCAATGGTTGAAATATGCCTCTGAAGTAAAGGAACTTAAGTAA
- a CDS encoding DUF2608 domain-containing protein produces the protein MKKITILLIALYLSQATAQALIVEAPNLAAFEKVTQNIGQDSLVLFDVDDTLIVSKDHILRPAARHIWFQLAKKTLENPAIVPPGKHDGDYFFGQILSAIEYEIVDPKVVDIIHSLQQRHIKTIAFTRMGTGPCGAISSMEDWRIAHLKKFCLDFSQALPEFQNLKIQVPGNQASLFKQGILCSNKQAKGPVFIAFLNSIGWKPSKVIFIDNSFDYLKSVEDALEGTGIEFIGFHYTDVENRPCIVDEALAEFQLMHLAKTGVWLSDSEALKKMNGPQQIQHINEINAYIENIDEDALVVFDVDEVLISTTDIFLHPECDEIFLGLIYDAFEKAKTDKEKDELENQLSLTMLLPKRVLVEGSTPGFIESLQVKGIKTMALTSCPTGRFGVIPSVEQWRIRHLKTLGIDFSAEAPCQESFSLTEICKKNRPAPLFENGILFSKGYSKGEVLIAFLKRINWKPSNVLFIDDLADNLESVKQYLDEFDIPFVGFHYLGASLPKDKIDPDLIKFQFDYLLKHGKWLSDEEIRCNDLHRMHE, from the coding sequence ATGAAAAAGATAACGATTCTATTAATTGCACTCTATCTTTCACAGGCAACAGCTCAAGCTTTGATTGTGGAAGCTCCAAATTTAGCCGCTTTTGAAAAAGTCACACAGAATATTGGCCAAGATAGCCTTGTCTTATTTGATGTTGATGATACCTTAATTGTTTCGAAAGATCACATTTTGCGCCCCGCAGCAAGACATATCTGGTTTCAACTTGCGAAAAAAACATTGGAAAATCCCGCAATAGTACCTCCAGGTAAACATGATGGGGACTATTTTTTCGGTCAAATCTTGTCAGCAATCGAGTACGAAATTGTCGATCCTAAAGTGGTAGACATTATCCATTCTTTACAACAACGTCATATCAAAACCATTGCTTTTACAAGAATGGGTACAGGTCCTTGTGGAGCCATTTCTTCGATGGAGGACTGGCGTATCGCGCACCTTAAAAAATTTTGTCTTGATTTCAGCCAGGCTTTACCCGAATTCCAGAATTTAAAAATTCAGGTTCCGGGAAACCAAGCATCTCTATTTAAACAAGGCATCTTGTGTTCAAACAAACAAGCCAAAGGACCAGTTTTCATTGCATTCTTAAATAGCATCGGCTGGAAGCCATCCAAAGTCATTTTTATTGATAACAGTTTTGATTATCTCAAATCGGTAGAAGATGCTCTGGAAGGTACGGGAATTGAATTTATCGGTTTCCATTATACAGATGTGGAGAATCGTCCATGTATTGTTGACGAGGCCTTAGCTGAATTTCAGCTCATGCATCTCGCTAAAACAGGTGTTTGGCTAAGCGATAGCGAAGCTTTAAAGAAGATGAATGGCCCCCAACAAATTCAACACATCAATGAAATCAATGCATATATAGAAAATATCGATGAAGATGCTTTAGTTGTTTTTGATGTTGATGAAGTCTTGATTTCGACCACAGATATTTTTTTACATCCAGAATGCGATGAAATTTTTTTAGGGCTTATTTACGATGCATTTGAGAAAGCAAAAACAGATAAAGAAAAGGACGAATTAGAAAATCAGCTTAGCTTAACTATGCTTCTTCCAAAACGGGTTTTAGTGGAAGGATCTACTCCAGGCTTTATTGAAAGTCTGCAAGTCAAAGGAATAAAAACCATGGCTTTGACAAGCTGTCCAACAGGACGCTTTGGAGTTATTCCATCTGTTGAGCAATGGCGGATTCGACATCTAAAAACTCTAGGCATTGATTTTTCTGCCGAGGCACCTTGTCAAGAAAGTTTTAGCCTTACCGAAATCTGCAAAAAAAATCGTCCTGCTCCTTTATTTGAAAATGGCATTTTATTTTCGAAAGGGTATTCGAAAGGTGAAGTGTTAATCGCTTTTTTAAAACGGATAAATTGGAAGCCTTCCAACGTTCTATTTATAGATGACTTAGCAGATAATCTTGAGAGTGTGAAGCAATATTTAGATGAGTTTGACATCCCTTTTGTTGGATTTCACTATTTGGGTGCTAGCTTGCCAAAAGACAAAATTGATCCGGATTTAATTAAGTTTCAGTTTGATTACTTATTAAAGCATGGCAAGTGGTTAAGTGATGAAGAAATCCGGTGCAATGATTTGCACCGGATGCATGAGTAG
- a CDS encoding amino acid ABC transporter ATP-binding protein, producing MISGKNIVWKYKHKKGSTLILDDVSFELKPGRITTFMGHSGAGKTTLLKCIANLHSAYEGLITCNGKDVKTLSSIERATSIGFVLQQFHLFPHLTVLQNCTYAPIHAMGMCPAEAERKAIEILTSLGMHAHIHAYPSQLSGGQQQRVAIARALVLHPEVLLLDEPTSALDPESKKNLEDLLLDLNARGITIALSSHDMPFIRRIMDCVYFMEKGELVEEWDKHTEELSSKQKIKQFLENI from the coding sequence ATGATTTCAGGAAAAAATATCGTATGGAAATACAAGCATAAAAAAGGCTCTACGCTTATCTTAGATGACGTCTCGTTTGAGTTAAAACCGGGAAGAATCACAACGTTTATGGGTCACAGCGGGGCCGGTAAAACGACTTTACTGAAATGTATCGCCAATTTGCATTCTGCGTACGAAGGGCTCATTACATGTAACGGAAAGGATGTTAAAACCCTTTCTTCTATCGAAAGGGCAACATCTATTGGTTTTGTTTTACAACAATTCCATCTGTTTCCTCATCTTACGGTTCTCCAAAATTGCACATATGCTCCCATACATGCCATGGGCATGTGTCCAGCCGAAGCAGAGCGCAAAGCAATCGAAATTCTGACTTCATTGGGAATGCATGCGCATATACATGCATACCCATCACAATTATCGGGAGGACAGCAACAGAGGGTCGCCATTGCACGTGCACTCGTTTTACATCCAGAAGTTTTACTTCTGGATGAGCCCACATCAGCCTTAGATCCCGAAAGCAAAAAAAATCTCGAAGACCTACTGCTCGATTTAAATGCTCGTGGAATCACCATTGCCCTATCAAGCCATGACATGCCCTTTATTCGACGTATCATGGATTGTGTCTACTTTATGGAAAAAGGAGAACTTGTGGAAGAGTGGGACAAACACACAGAGGAACTCTCCTCGAAGCAGAAAATCAAGCAATTTTTAGAAAATATTTAA
- a CDS encoding amino acid ABC transporter permease, which produces MSEELLLIKSLPLLLQGAFSTIQIAIVSILIGLCCGIILGILNCHKMRNPTSSCLINGFVWIVRGTPLFVQVLIVYYALPEVIGLSLSPFVAGVTALGINSTAYISEIVRGGINAIPEGQWEAAHVIGLKPWQTLKGIILPQMLRITLPSLTNELTALIKETSILMVIGVAELTKVSKDIVTRELDPMTIYLTAACLYLVMTSSVSILAQFIQKRGQA; this is translated from the coding sequence ATGTCAGAAGAATTGTTACTCATAAAGTCCTTGCCATTACTCCTTCAGGGAGCTTTTTCAACGATCCAAATAGCCATAGTCTCTATACTTATAGGCCTGTGCTGTGGAATTATACTAGGAATCCTGAATTGCCATAAAATGCGTAATCCTACTTCGTCATGTCTCATTAATGGCTTTGTCTGGATAGTCAGAGGCACCCCCCTATTTGTCCAAGTGCTAATTGTCTATTATGCTTTGCCCGAAGTGATTGGTCTCTCATTATCTCCTTTTGTAGCTGGAGTTACCGCTCTAGGCATTAACTCAACAGCCTATATTTCAGAAATTGTGCGTGGCGGAATTAATGCCATTCCTGAAGGTCAATGGGAAGCCGCACATGTCATTGGACTCAAACCCTGGCAAACTTTAAAAGGCATTATTTTACCTCAAATGCTTCGTATTACCCTTCCGAGCTTAACGAATGAGCTGACCGCATTGATTAAAGAGACAAGTATTCTCATGGTCATCGGAGTGGCCGAGTTAACAAAAGTCAGCAAAGACATTGTCACTCGCGAACTTGATCCCATGACGATCTACTTAACGGCCGCATGTCTCTACCTGGTGATGACAAGCAGCGTTTCCATTCTCGCACAATTCATACAAAAAAGAGGGCAAGCATGA